The Burkholderia pyrrocinia genome has a segment encoding these proteins:
- the atpE gene encoding F0F1 ATP synthase subunit C encodes MQAYIANIQGLTAIGIGIIIGLGAIGACIGIALMGGKYIEACARQPELINPLQTKMFLLAGLIDAAFLIGVGVAMLFAFANPLLSKLAG; translated from the coding sequence ATGCAAGCTTACATCGCCAACATCCAGGGTCTGACCGCCATCGGTATCGGCATCATCATCGGCCTGGGTGCAATCGGCGCCTGTATCGGTATCGCGCTGATGGGTGGCAAGTACATCGAAGCCTGCGCACGTCAGCCGGAACTCATCAACCCGCTGCAAACGAAGATGTTCCTGCTGGCTGGTCTGATCGACGCTGCATTCCTGATCGGCGTTGGTGTCGCAATGCTGTTCGCGTTCGCGAACCCGCTCCTGTCGAAGCTCGCAGGCTAA
- a CDS encoding F0F1 ATP synthase subunit B, producing the protein MNLNATLFAQMVVFLVLAWFTMKFVWPPLINALDERSKKIADGLAAAEKGKAELDAAHKRVDQELAQARNDGQQRIADAEKRAQAVAEEIKANAQAEAARIVAQAKAEAEQQIVKAREALRGEVATLAVKGAEQILKREVDQTAHAQLLNQLKAEL; encoded by the coding sequence GTGAATCTCAACGCAACTCTGTTTGCGCAAATGGTCGTGTTCCTGGTCCTCGCGTGGTTCACGATGAAGTTCGTGTGGCCGCCGTTGATCAACGCCCTCGACGAACGTTCGAAGAAGATCGCCGACGGCCTCGCCGCCGCGGAAAAGGGCAAGGCGGAACTCGACGCAGCGCACAAGCGCGTGGACCAGGAACTCGCGCAGGCCCGCAACGACGGCCAGCAGCGCATCGCCGACGCTGAAAAGCGTGCACAGGCGGTCGCCGAGGAAATCAAGGCCAACGCCCAGGCTGAAGCCGCCCGCATCGTCGCCCAGGCGAAGGCGGAAGCAGAACAGCAAATCGTGAAGGCGCGCGAAGCGCTGCGTGGCGAAGTCGCTACGCTGGCCGTGAAGGGCGCCGAGCAGATCCTGAAGCGCGAAGTCGATCAAACGGCCCACGCCCAACTGCTGAATCAACTGAAAGCCGAGCTCTGA
- a CDS encoding F0F1 ATP synthase subunit delta has protein sequence MAELATIARPYAEALFRVAEGGDIAAWSTLVQELAQVARLPEVLSVASSPKVTRTQVAELLLAAVKSPVAAGAEAKNFVQMLVDNHRIALLPEIAEQFEALKNEREGAADAEIVSAFPLNGADLESLVSGLERKFKRKLKPTVEVDSSLIGGVRVTVGDEVLDTSVRARLASMQAALTA, from the coding sequence ATGGCCGAACTTGCAACCATCGCCCGCCCTTACGCAGAAGCGCTGTTCCGCGTGGCCGAGGGCGGTGACATCGCCGCCTGGTCCACGCTCGTGCAAGAGCTGGCCCAGGTTGCGCGTCTGCCGGAAGTGCTGTCGGTCGCGTCGAGCCCGAAGGTGACGCGCACGCAAGTAGCCGAGTTGCTGCTTGCTGCGGTGAAGTCGCCCGTCGCGGCCGGCGCCGAAGCGAAGAACTTCGTGCAGATGCTGGTCGACAATCACCGCATCGCGCTGCTGCCGGAAATTGCCGAGCAGTTCGAGGCGCTCAAGAACGAACGTGAAGGTGCAGCCGACGCCGAGATCGTGAGCGCGTTCCCGCTGAACGGCGCGGATCTCGAGAGTCTCGTCTCGGGCCTCGAGCGCAAGTTCAAGCGCAAGCTGAAACCGACGGTCGAAGTCGATTCGTCGCTGATCGGCGGCGTGCGCGTGACGGTCGGCGACGAAGTGCTCGACACCTCGGTTCGCGCGCGCCTCGCATCGATGCAGGCTGCCTTGACCGCCTGA
- the atpA gene encoding F0F1 ATP synthase subunit alpha: MQLNPSEISELIKSRIQGLEASADVRNQGTVISVTDGIVRIHGLSDVMQGEMLEFPGNTFGLALNLERDSVGAVILGEYEHISEGDVVKTTGRILEVPVGPELVGRVVDALGNPIDGKGPVNAKLTDAIEKIAPGVIWRKSVSQPVQTGIKSIDAMVPIGRGQRELIIGDRQCGKTAVALDAIINQKGKDLICIYVAIGQKASSIMNVVRKLEETGAMEYTIVVAATASDSAAMQYLAPYAGCTMGEYFRDRGQDALIIYDDLTKQAWAYRQISLLLRRPPGREAYPGDVFYLHSRLLERAARVSEEYVEKFTNGEVKGKSGSLTALPVIETQAGDVTAFVPTNVISITDGQIFLETDLFNAGIRPAINAGVSVSRVGGAAQTKVVKKLSGGIRTDLAQYRELAAFAQFASDLDEATRKQLERGRRVTELLKQPQYQPLQVWELAVSLYAANNGYLDDLDVKQVLPFEKGLRESLKTSNADLIKRIEDTKDLSKDDEGALRSAIESFKKSGAY, translated from the coding sequence ATGCAACTCAATCCCTCTGAGATCAGCGAGCTGATCAAGAGCCGGATCCAGGGCCTTGAAGCGAGCGCAGACGTTCGCAACCAGGGCACCGTGATCTCCGTGACCGACGGTATCGTGCGTATCCACGGCCTGTCGGACGTGATGCAGGGCGAAATGCTCGAGTTTCCGGGCAACACGTTCGGTCTCGCGCTGAACCTCGAGCGCGACTCGGTCGGCGCGGTGATTCTCGGCGAATACGAACACATCTCGGAAGGCGACGTCGTCAAGACGACGGGCCGCATTCTCGAAGTCCCGGTTGGCCCGGAACTCGTCGGCCGCGTGGTCGATGCGCTCGGCAACCCGATCGACGGCAAGGGCCCGGTCAACGCGAAGCTGACCGACGCGATCGAAAAGATCGCCCCGGGCGTGATCTGGCGTAAGTCGGTGTCGCAGCCGGTGCAGACGGGCATCAAGTCGATCGACGCGATGGTGCCGATCGGCCGTGGCCAGCGTGAGCTGATCATCGGCGACCGTCAGTGCGGCAAGACCGCGGTGGCGCTCGACGCGATCATCAACCAGAAGGGCAAGGACCTGATCTGTATCTACGTCGCGATCGGCCAGAAGGCTTCGTCGATCATGAACGTGGTTCGCAAGCTCGAAGAAACGGGCGCGATGGAATACACGATCGTCGTCGCCGCGACGGCATCGGATTCCGCCGCGATGCAGTACCTGGCACCGTACGCCGGCTGCACGATGGGCGAATACTTCCGCGACCGCGGCCAGGACGCGCTGATCATTTATGACGACTTGACCAAGCAGGCTTGGGCATACCGTCAGATCTCGCTGCTGCTGCGCCGCCCGCCGGGCCGTGAAGCGTACCCGGGCGACGTGTTCTATCTGCACTCGCGTCTGCTGGAGCGTGCGGCTCGCGTGTCGGAAGAGTACGTCGAGAAGTTCACGAACGGCGAAGTGAAGGGCAAGAGCGGTTCGCTGACGGCACTGCCGGTCATCGAAACGCAGGCTGGCGACGTGACGGCATTCGTTCCGACGAACGTGATCTCGATTACCGACGGCCAGATCTTCCTGGAAACCGACCTGTTCAACGCAGGCATCCGCCCGGCAATCAACGCCGGCGTGTCGGTGTCGCGAGTCGGTGGCGCCGCTCAGACGAAGGTCGTGAAGAAGCTGTCGGGCGGTATCCGTACCGACCTCGCGCAGTACCGTGAACTGGCCGCATTCGCGCAGTTCGCATCGGACCTCGACGAAGCGACCCGCAAGCAGCTCGAGCGCGGCCGCCGCGTGACGGAACTGCTGAAGCAGCCGCAGTACCAGCCGCTGCAGGTGTGGGAACTGGCCGTGTCGCTGTACGCCGCGAACAACGGCTACCTCGACGACCTCGACGTGAAGCAAGTGCTGCCGTTCGAGAAGGGCCTGCGCGAAAGCCTGAAGACCAGCAACGCTGACCTCATCAAGCGCATCGAAGACACCAAGGATCTCTCGAAGGACGACGAAGGCGCACTGCGCTCGGCGATCGAATCCTTCAAGAAGTCCGGTGCCTATTGA
- the atpG gene encoding F0F1 ATP synthase subunit gamma, with the protein MAGMKEIRGKIKSVQNTRKITKAMEMVAASKMRRAQERMRAARPYADKVRAIAAHMSRANPEYRHPFMVANDGANTAGIILVTTDKGLCGGLNTNVLRATVQKFKELEEKGQKVEATAIGSKGLGFLNRFGAKVLSQVVHLGDTPHLDKLIGAVKTQLDLYSEGKLSAVYIAYTRFVNTMKQEAVIEQLLPLSSEHFEADDGTPATSWDYIYEPDAQAVVDELLVRYVEALVYQAVAENMASEQSARMVAMKAASDNAKTVISELQLVYNKSRQAAITKELSEIVGGAAAV; encoded by the coding sequence ATGGCTGGAATGAAGGAAATTCGCGGCAAGATCAAGAGCGTGCAGAACACGCGCAAGATCACGAAGGCGATGGAGATGGTGGCCGCATCGAAGATGCGCCGCGCGCAGGAACGCATGCGCGCCGCTCGTCCGTATGCGGACAAGGTCCGTGCCATCGCCGCGCACATGAGCCGCGCGAACCCGGAGTACCGCCACCCGTTCATGGTGGCGAACGACGGCGCGAACACGGCCGGCATCATCCTCGTCACGACGGACAAGGGTCTGTGCGGCGGGCTGAACACCAACGTGCTGCGTGCGACGGTGCAGAAGTTCAAGGAGCTGGAAGAGAAGGGCCAGAAGGTCGAAGCCACGGCGATCGGCAGCAAGGGCCTCGGTTTCCTGAACCGCTTCGGCGCGAAGGTGCTGTCGCAGGTCGTGCACCTCGGCGACACCCCGCATCTGGACAAGCTGATCGGCGCGGTGAAGACGCAGCTCGACCTGTACTCGGAAGGCAAGCTGTCGGCGGTTTATATCGCTTACACGCGCTTCGTCAACACGATGAAGCAGGAAGCCGTGATCGAGCAACTGCTGCCGCTGTCGTCGGAACACTTCGAAGCCGATGACGGTACGCCGGCCACGTCGTGGGACTACATCTACGAGCCGGACGCGCAGGCAGTCGTCGACGAACTGCTCGTGCGTTACGTCGAGGCGCTGGTGTACCAGGCCGTCGCCGAGAACATGGCGTCCGAGCAATCGGCGCGGATGGTCGCGATGAAGGCCGCGTCCGACAACGCGAAGACGGTGATCAGCGAACTGCAGCTCGTGTACAACAAGAGCCGTCAGGCCGCGATTACGAAAGAACTGTCGGAGATCGTCGGCGGCGCAGCCGCTGTTTAA
- the atpD gene encoding F0F1 ATP synthase subunit beta → MSTAALVEGKIVQCIGAVIDVEFPRDSMPKIYDALILDGSELTLEVQQQLGDGVVRTICLGASDGLRRGLTVKNTANPISVPVGKPTLGRIMDVLGRPIDEAGPIVSETTRSIHQKAPAFDELSPSTELLETGIKVIDLICPFAKGGKVGLFGGAGVGKTVNMMELINNIAKEHGGYSVFAGVGERTREGNDFYHEMKDSNVLDKVALVYGQMNEPPGNRLRVALTGLTMAEHFRDEGLDVLFFVDNIYRFTLAGTEVSALLGRMPSAVGYQPTLAEEMGKLQERITSTKKGSITSVQAVYVPADDLTDPSPATTFGHLDATVVLSRDIASLGIYPAVDPLDSTSRQIDPNVIGEEHYSITRRVQQTLQRYKELRDIIAILGMDELSPEDKLSVARARKIQRFLSQPFHVAEVFTGSPGKYVPLKETIRGFKMIVDGECDHLPEQAFYMVGTIDEAFEKAKKIQ, encoded by the coding sequence ATGAGTACTGCTGCTTTGGTAGAAGGCAAGATCGTACAGTGCATCGGCGCCGTTATCGACGTGGAATTCCCGCGCGACAGCATGCCGAAGATCTACGACGCGCTCATTCTCGATGGCTCGGAACTGACGCTCGAAGTCCAGCAGCAGCTGGGCGACGGCGTGGTCCGTACCATTTGTCTGGGTGCATCCGACGGCCTGCGCCGCGGTCTGACCGTGAAGAACACGGCAAATCCGATCTCGGTGCCGGTCGGCAAGCCGACCCTCGGCCGGATCATGGACGTGCTCGGCCGTCCGATCGACGAGGCTGGCCCGATCGTGAGCGAAACGACGCGTTCGATCCACCAGAAGGCCCCGGCGTTCGACGAACTGTCGCCGTCGACCGAACTGCTCGAAACGGGTATCAAGGTCATCGACCTGATCTGCCCGTTCGCAAAGGGCGGCAAGGTTGGCCTGTTCGGCGGTGCTGGCGTGGGCAAGACCGTCAACATGATGGAGCTCATCAACAACATCGCGAAGGAACACGGCGGTTACTCCGTGTTCGCGGGCGTGGGCGAGCGTACCCGTGAAGGGAACGACTTCTACCACGAAATGAAGGACTCGAACGTTCTCGACAAGGTCGCGCTGGTGTACGGCCAGATGAACGAGCCGCCGGGCAACCGTCTGCGCGTCGCGCTGACCGGCCTGACGATGGCCGAGCACTTCCGTGACGAAGGCCTCGACGTGCTGTTCTTCGTCGACAACATCTACCGTTTCACGCTGGCCGGTACCGAAGTGTCGGCACTGCTCGGCCGTATGCCGTCGGCAGTGGGCTATCAGCCGACGCTGGCTGAAGAAATGGGCAAGCTGCAAGAGCGCATCACGTCGACCAAGAAGGGTTCGATTACGTCGGTCCAGGCCGTGTACGTCCCTGCGGACGACTTGACCGACCCGTCGCCGGCTACGACCTTCGGCCACTTGGACGCAACCGTCGTTCTGTCGCGTGACATCGCTTCGCTGGGTATCTACCCGGCGGTCGACCCGCTCGACTCGACGTCGCGCCAGATCGACCCGAACGTGATCGGTGAAGAGCACTACTCGATCACCCGTCGCGTTCAGCAGACGCTGCAGCGCTATAAGGAACTGCGCGACATCATCGCGATTCTGGGCATGGACGAACTGTCGCCGGAAGACAAGCTGTCGGTCGCGCGCGCACGTAAGATCCAGCGTTTCCTGTCGCAGCCGTTCCACGTTGCTGAAGTGTTCACGGGCTCGCCGGGCAAGTACGTGCCGCTGAAGGAAACGATCCGCGGCTTCAAGATGATCGTCGACGGCGAGTGCGACCACCTGCCGGAACAGGCGTTCTACATGGTCGGCACGATCGACGAAGCCTTCGAAAAGGCCAAGAAGATCCAGTAA
- a CDS encoding F0F1 ATP synthase subunit epsilon, which translates to MATIKVDVVSAEEQIFSGEAKFVALPGETGELGILPGHTPLITRIRPGAVRIEVEGGNDEFVFVAGGILEVQPGAVTVLADTAIRGKDLDAAKAEEARKRAEETLQNAKSDLDLAKAQSELATAMAQLEAIQRLAKIRSRH; encoded by the coding sequence ATGGCAACCATCAAAGTAGACGTCGTCAGCGCGGAAGAGCAGATCTTCTCGGGCGAGGCGAAATTCGTCGCGCTGCCGGGCGAAACGGGTGAACTGGGTATTCTGCCGGGCCACACGCCGCTGATCACGCGGATTCGTCCGGGTGCGGTGCGCATCGAAGTCGAGGGCGGCAACGACGAATTCGTGTTCGTCGCAGGCGGCATTCTCGAAGTGCAGCCGGGCGCCGTGACGGTGCTCGCCGATACCGCGATCCGCGGCAAGGACCTCGACGCGGCGAAAGCCGAGGAAGCGCGCAAGCGCGCCGAGGAAACGCTGCAGAACGCGAAGTCGGACCTCGACCTCGCGAAGGCGCAGTCCGAGCTCGCGACCGCGATGGCGCAGCTCGAGGCGATCCAGCGTCTGGCGAAGATCCGCAGCCGGCACTGA
- a CDS encoding AMP-binding protein, which produces MAADLGVGALIAPENGLSYVRGATDVPLSEATIGRFLRDTAGRFPDRPAVVFREQQVRWTWREFANEVDVLAAGLAALGIVKGDCVGIWSPNRSEWLLTQFATARIGAVLVNINPAYRLSELEYALNKVGCKAVIAAERFKSSAYVEMLQTIAPELATATPGDLHAARVPSLRTVVSMGDVAPAGMFRFADVMTRGRQAVDPALLDAIGATLNATDAINIQFTSGTTGSPKGATLTHRNVVNNARSIAMAMRFTEQDSLCIPVPLYHCFGMVLAVLACVSKGAAMVFPGEAFDPVATLAAVADERCTALHGVPTMFIAELDHPEFPTFDLSTLRTGIMAGSPCPIETMKRVVSQMHLSEITIAYGMTETSPVSFQSSTDDPLEKRTTTVGRIQPHLEVKIVDPDGAIVPVGATGELCTKGYSVMLGYWDDDTKTREVLVDGWMHTGDLATLDADGYCNIVGRLKDMVIRGGENVYPREIEEFLFRHPKIQSAQVFGVPDAKYGEELCAWIVLRADEQMTEDDVRAFCNGQIAHYKIPRYIRFVDELPMTVTGKVQKFVMRDRMIEELKLDVQKTA; this is translated from the coding sequence ATGGCAGCAGACCTTGGCGTGGGGGCGCTGATCGCGCCCGAAAACGGACTGTCGTACGTGCGCGGCGCGACCGACGTGCCGCTATCCGAAGCGACGATCGGCCGGTTCCTGCGCGATACCGCCGGCCGTTTTCCCGACCGTCCGGCGGTCGTGTTCCGCGAGCAGCAGGTGCGCTGGACCTGGCGCGAATTCGCGAACGAGGTCGACGTGCTCGCGGCCGGCCTCGCCGCACTCGGGATCGTGAAGGGCGACTGCGTCGGCATCTGGTCGCCGAACCGCAGCGAATGGCTGCTCACGCAGTTCGCGACCGCGCGGATCGGCGCGGTGCTCGTCAACATCAATCCGGCCTACCGGCTGTCGGAACTCGAATACGCGCTGAACAAGGTCGGCTGCAAGGCCGTGATCGCGGCCGAGCGCTTCAAGTCGTCGGCCTATGTCGAGATGCTGCAGACCATCGCGCCGGAGCTCGCGACCGCGACGCCGGGCGACCTGCATGCGGCCCGTGTGCCGAGCCTGCGCACGGTCGTGTCGATGGGCGACGTTGCGCCGGCCGGCATGTTCCGCTTCGCGGACGTGATGACGCGCGGCCGCCAGGCCGTCGACCCCGCGCTGCTCGATGCGATCGGCGCGACGCTCAACGCCACCGACGCGATCAACATCCAGTTCACGAGCGGCACGACGGGCAGCCCGAAGGGCGCGACGCTCACGCACCGCAACGTCGTCAACAACGCGCGCTCGATCGCGATGGCGATGCGCTTCACCGAGCAGGATTCGCTTTGCATCCCGGTGCCGCTGTATCACTGCTTCGGGATGGTGCTCGCGGTACTCGCGTGCGTATCGAAGGGCGCGGCGATGGTGTTTCCGGGTGAAGCATTCGACCCGGTCGCGACGCTCGCGGCCGTCGCCGACGAACGCTGCACCGCGCTGCACGGCGTGCCGACGATGTTCATCGCGGAGCTCGATCATCCGGAGTTCCCGACATTCGACCTGTCGACGCTGCGCACGGGGATCATGGCCGGTTCGCCATGCCCGATCGAGACGATGAAGCGCGTCGTGTCGCAGATGCACCTGTCGGAGATCACGATCGCATACGGGATGACGGAGACGAGCCCGGTGTCGTTCCAGAGCTCGACCGACGATCCGCTCGAGAAGCGCACGACGACGGTCGGGCGCATCCAGCCGCATCTCGAAGTGAAGATCGTCGACCCGGACGGCGCCATCGTGCCGGTCGGCGCGACGGGCGAGCTGTGCACGAAGGGCTATTCGGTGATGCTCGGCTACTGGGACGACGACACGAAGACGCGCGAGGTGCTGGTCGACGGCTGGATGCATACGGGCGACCTCGCGACGCTCGATGCGGACGGCTACTGCAACATCGTCGGGCGCCTGAAGGACATGGTGATTCGCGGCGGCGAGAACGTCTATCCGCGCGAGATCGAGGAATTCCTGTTCCGGCATCCGAAGATCCAGAGCGCGCAGGTGTTCGGCGTGCCCGATGCGAAATACGGCGAGGAGCTGTGCGCGTGGATCGTGCTGCGCGCGGACGAGCAGATGACCGAGGATGACGTGCGCGCGTTCTGCAACGGGCAGATCGCGCACTACAAGATTCCGCGCTATATCCGCTTCGTCGACGAGCTGCCGATGACGGTGACGGGCAAGGTGCAGAAGTTCGTGATGCGCGACCGGATGATCGAGGAACTGAAGCTCGACGTGCAGAAGACCGCATGA
- a CDS encoding transporter substrate-binding domain-containing protein: MKTFATLAAAALLCCAAAHAQTAVGTAASAPGAGSRLDDVLARGALRVCTTGDYKPYSYYRADGRFEGIDIDMAESLAKSLGVKTDYVKTSWSNLTGDFVAKCDIAVGGVSTTLERQKRVFFTQPYVVDGKAPIVRCADADKYQTVAQIDRPETRVIVNPGGTNERFAKQYFTHANLSVYPDNVTIFKQILAGKADVMVTDASETLLQQKLNPGLCSVHPDKPFQFGEKAYMVPRGDVAFQQYVDQWLHLALSTGEYQAISDKWLK; this comes from the coding sequence ATGAAGACATTCGCCACGCTCGCCGCGGCCGCATTGCTCTGCTGCGCCGCCGCGCACGCGCAGACCGCCGTAGGCACCGCCGCAAGCGCCCCGGGCGCCGGCTCGCGACTCGACGACGTGCTCGCGCGCGGCGCGCTGCGCGTGTGCACGACGGGCGACTACAAGCCGTATTCGTACTACCGCGCGGACGGCCGCTTCGAAGGCATCGACATCGACATGGCCGAATCGCTCGCGAAGTCGCTTGGCGTGAAGACCGACTACGTGAAGACGAGCTGGTCGAACCTGACCGGCGATTTCGTCGCGAAATGCGACATCGCGGTGGGCGGCGTATCGACGACGCTCGAGCGCCAGAAGCGCGTGTTCTTCACGCAGCCGTACGTCGTCGACGGCAAGGCGCCGATCGTGCGCTGCGCGGACGCCGACAAATACCAGACCGTCGCGCAGATCGACCGCCCCGAAACCCGCGTGATCGTGAACCCGGGCGGCACCAACGAACGTTTCGCGAAGCAGTACTTCACGCACGCGAACCTGAGCGTCTATCCGGACAACGTGACGATCTTCAAGCAGATCCTCGCGGGCAAGGCGGACGTGATGGTGACGGATGCGTCCGAGACGCTGCTGCAGCAAAAGCTGAATCCGGGGCTGTGCTCGGTGCATCCGGACAAGCCGTTCCAGTTCGGCGAGAAGGCGTACATGGTGCCGCGCGGCGATGTCGCGTTCCAGCAGTACGTCGACCAGTGGCTGCATCTCGCGCTGTCGACCGGCGAATACCAGGCGATTTCGGACAAGTGGCTGAAGTAA
- the hemE gene encoding uroporphyrinogen decarboxylase, protein MAHNLLNDTFLRALLREPTDYTPIWLMRQAGRYLPEYNATRARAGSFLGLAKNPDYATEVTLQPLERFPLDAAILFSDILTIPDAMGLGLDFQVGEGPKFAHPVRTEADVAKLAVPDIDATLGYVTGAVREIRRALTDGQGRQRVPLIGFSGSPWTLACYMVEGGGSDDFRTVKSMAYSRPDLMHRILDVNAQAVAAYLNAQIEAGAQAVMIFDTWGGALADGAYQRFSLDYIRRVVAQLKREHDGERVPVITFTKGGGLWLEEIASIGVDAVGLDWTVNLGAARERVAGRVALQGNLDPTILFAPPAAVREQARAVLDSYGNHPGHVFNLGHGISQFTSPDHVAELVDEVHNHSRAIRSGAAG, encoded by the coding sequence GTGGCCCATAACCTGCTCAACGACACCTTCCTGCGTGCGCTTCTGCGCGAGCCGACCGACTACACGCCGATCTGGCTGATGCGCCAGGCCGGCCGCTACCTGCCCGAATACAACGCGACGCGCGCGCGCGCCGGCAGCTTCCTCGGTCTCGCGAAGAATCCCGACTACGCGACCGAAGTGACGCTGCAGCCGCTCGAGCGCTTCCCGCTCGACGCCGCGATCCTGTTCTCGGACATCCTGACGATTCCGGACGCGATGGGGCTCGGCCTCGACTTCCAGGTCGGCGAAGGCCCGAAGTTCGCGCATCCGGTGCGCACCGAGGCCGACGTTGCGAAGCTCGCGGTGCCGGACATCGACGCCACGCTCGGCTACGTGACCGGCGCCGTGCGCGAGATCCGCCGCGCGCTCACCGATGGCCAGGGCCGCCAGCGCGTGCCGCTGATCGGCTTCTCGGGCAGCCCGTGGACGCTCGCGTGCTACATGGTCGAAGGCGGCGGATCGGACGATTTCCGCACGGTGAAGTCGATGGCGTATTCGCGCCCCGACCTGATGCACCGGATCCTCGACGTGAACGCGCAGGCGGTGGCCGCGTACCTGAACGCGCAGATCGAAGCGGGCGCGCAGGCCGTGATGATTTTCGATACGTGGGGCGGCGCGCTCGCGGACGGCGCATACCAGCGCTTTTCGCTCGACTACATCCGTCGCGTGGTCGCGCAGCTCAAGCGAGAACACGACGGCGAGCGCGTGCCGGTGATTACGTTCACGAAGGGCGGCGGGCTGTGGCTCGAGGAGATCGCATCGATCGGCGTCGATGCGGTCGGGCTCGACTGGACGGTCAACCTCGGCGCCGCGCGCGAGCGCGTCGCGGGGCGCGTCGCGCTGCAGGGCAACCTCGACCCGACGATCCTGTTTGCGCCGCCGGCCGCGGTGCGCGAACAGGCGCGCGCGGTGCTCGACAGCTACGGCAACCACCCGGGCCACGTGTTCAACCTCGGGCACGGCATCTCGCAATTCACGTCGCCCGATCACGTCGCCGAACTCGTCGACGAGGTGCATAACCACAGCCGCGCAATCCGTAGCGGAGCCGCCGGCTGA